Proteins found in one Acidobacteriota bacterium genomic segment:
- a CDS encoding iron-sulfur cluster assembly scaffold protein, with protein sequence MYSPQLIDHFEHPRHVGELAAPDAAAEVENPACGDVIALQLKIAGGRIAEARYRAKGCVAAIGCGSALAESIIGRTVNEAQSLSREEIVAAVGGLPPASEHASHLAIDALRAAFMNLARK encoded by the coding sequence ATGTATTCGCCGCAGCTGATCGACCATTTCGAACATCCACGCCATGTGGGCGAGCTCGCCGCTCCGGACGCCGCGGCCGAGGTCGAAAACCCGGCATGCGGTGACGTGATCGCACTACAGCTGAAGATCGCAGGTGGACGGATCGCAGAAGCGCGCTATCGGGCAAAGGGTTGCGTAGCGGCGATCGGGTGCGGATCGGCGCTGGCCGAATCGATCATCGGGAGAACAGTCAATGAGGCGCAGAGTTTATCGCGCGAAGAAATCGTTGCGGCAGTCGGCGGGCTACCGCCTGCGAGCGAGCACGCCAGCCACCTCGCCATCGATGCGCTGCGAGCTGCGTTCATGAATCTTGCTCGGAAATAG
- a CDS encoding ABC transporter substrate-binding protein, producing the protein MSADYSPRRLVALQPSATVTLADLGLLDRLVACTKWCADVVPEVRTGRTIIADSWTADSAQILAARPDLVIASVPYQAEAVAEILKAGARFLGLAPRTLADVYADIAAIAGILQVAERGDALIARMRRDIEAVCDRTRDLPRRRVFCEEWGKPIIHSQPWVAELVAAAGGEFLGTPGACTDAAAVAALQPDVIVAAWCGAGDRVPLEKIVRERDWTELPAARSSSIYCIADELLNTPASTLVGGLHALAAAIHPETMPAAARGLRRIQPATEPVIK; encoded by the coding sequence ATGTCCGCGGACTACAGCCCTCGACGCCTGGTCGCGCTGCAGCCCAGCGCCACGGTCACCCTCGCGGACCTCGGCCTGCTCGACCGCCTGGTCGCCTGCACGAAGTGGTGCGCCGATGTCGTTCCCGAAGTTCGCACCGGACGCACGATCATCGCCGATTCCTGGACGGCAGACTCGGCGCAGATCCTTGCCGCCAGACCGGATCTGGTGATCGCCTCCGTTCCGTATCAGGCCGAGGCCGTCGCTGAAATATTGAAAGCCGGCGCGCGCTTTCTTGGGCTGGCGCCGCGGACGCTCGCCGACGTCTATGCCGACATTGCTGCCATCGCCGGGATCTTGCAGGTCGCCGAGCGAGGCGATGCGCTCATCGCGCGCATGCGTCGCGATATCGAAGCTGTCTGCGATCGTACGCGGGATCTCCCACGGCGCCGAGTGTTTTGCGAGGAGTGGGGAAAGCCCATCATCCATTCCCAGCCGTGGGTTGCGGAGCTGGTCGCAGCGGCCGGAGGCGAGTTCCTCGGTACGCCCGGCGCTTGCACGGACGCCGCCGCGGTGGCTGCGCTGCAGCCAGATGTCATTGTCGCGGCGTGGTGTGGCGCCGGCGACCGCGTTCCCCTCGAGAAGATCGTGCGCGAGCGAGACTGGACCGAACTTCCTGCCGCGCGCTCGAGCAGTATCTATTGCATTGCCGATGAGTTGCTGAACACGCCCGCCTCAACCCTGGTGGGCGGCCTTCACGCGCTCGCTGCAGCGATCCACCCGGAGACCATGCCGGCGGCTGCGCGTGGACTCCGCCGCATCCAGCCCGCTACTGAGCCTGTGATTAAATAG
- a CDS encoding GAF domain-containing protein, producing the protein MPVATHDIGRELDQLAASSLSVEELMTLIVGRLKERLPHYDWVGFYMIETGKLPDEKDVLVLGPYIGAPTPHTRIPLDQGICGAAAATGETIVVDDVTSDPRYLACSVATKSEIVAPVRVNDRVVGELDIDSHTPAAFTAEDRRLVEHCAALVGRYLENISA; encoded by the coding sequence ATGCCTGTCGCTACCCATGACATTGGTCGCGAGCTCGACCAACTCGCCGCTTCTTCGCTTTCCGTCGAGGAGTTGATGACCCTCATCGTCGGCCGCCTCAAAGAACGGCTGCCGCACTACGACTGGGTTGGCTTCTACATGATCGAGACCGGCAAGCTGCCGGATGAGAAAGACGTTCTCGTGCTCGGCCCCTATATAGGCGCGCCGACACCCCACACGCGCATCCCACTCGACCAGGGCATTTGTGGCGCGGCAGCGGCCACCGGCGAGACCATTGTGGTCGACGACGTGACCTCCGACCCCCGCTATCTCGCCTGTTCGGTAGCGACCAAGTCGGAGATCGTAGCCCCGGTACGCGTGAACGATAGGGTCGTCGGAGAGCTCGATATCGACAGCCACACTCCCGCCGCATTCACCGCCGAGGATCGCCGCCTGGTCGAGCACTGCGCTGCCCTCGTGGGACGATACCTCGAGAACATTTCCGCATGA
- a CDS encoding redoxin domain-containing protein — translation MKVEKGTVRAPEIGRIWLNSSPLSIRQLRGKVIFIDFWDYTCVNCLRTLPYVQAWHDRYKDHGLVVIGVHTPEFTFAQYEPNVERGVREFGLTYPVVIDSNYELWKTFANRYWPAQYLIDQEGYLRWAHFGEGAYAETEQAIQELVREIVPDAQLPAIMSPVRESDMPGAVCYPPTAELYLGNARGRIGNKTGFVEDQVSDYSFDGPSTEGAFYLEGRWASTREFAALDTAPGKIALRYSAAGVNLVMASTSGKPIALELRQDGKPLTAENRTEDVRLREGGSFVDVQNARMYRLVDNHDFGTHTLELHFTEPGVAAFAFTFTSCVDPERSAVSQEVAG, via the coding sequence ATGAAGGTTGAGAAAGGCACCGTTCGCGCGCCGGAGATCGGACGCATCTGGCTCAACTCGTCGCCGCTTTCCATCCGCCAGCTGCGTGGCAAGGTCATCTTCATCGATTTCTGGGATTACACATGCGTGAATTGTCTCCGCACTCTTCCCTACGTGCAGGCTTGGCACGACCGTTACAAGGATCATGGCCTGGTTGTGATCGGCGTGCATACGCCCGAGTTCACGTTCGCCCAGTACGAACCTAACGTGGAGCGCGGCGTGCGCGAGTTCGGGCTCACGTATCCCGTAGTCATCGACAGCAACTACGAACTGTGGAAGACCTTCGCCAACCGGTATTGGCCCGCACAATACCTGATCGACCAGGAAGGCTACTTGCGCTGGGCACACTTCGGAGAGGGCGCCTACGCGGAGACGGAGCAAGCGATCCAGGAGCTGGTCCGCGAGATCGTCCCTGACGCCCAGCTGCCGGCGATCATGTCGCCGGTGCGCGAGAGCGACATGCCGGGAGCTGTCTGCTATCCGCCCACCGCCGAACTGTACCTCGGCAATGCCCGTGGACGCATCGGCAACAAGACCGGCTTTGTCGAGGATCAAGTCTCGGATTATTCGTTTGACGGCCCGTCTACCGAAGGCGCCTTCTACCTCGAAGGTCGCTGGGCCTCGACGCGCGAGTTCGCCGCGCTCGATACCGCGCCGGGAAAGATCGCGCTCAGGTACTCCGCCGCCGGCGTGAATCTGGTGATGGCGTCAACCAGCGGCAAGCCGATTGCGCTTGAGCTCCGTCAGGATGGGAAGCCTCTCACCGCTGAGAACCGGACGGAGGATGTCCGGCTGCGCGAGGGGGGAAGCTTCGTCGACGTGCAGAACGCGCGCATGTATCGACTGGTCGACAATCACGATTTCGGCACGCATACTCTGGAGCTGCATTTCACCGAACCAGGCGTCGCGGCCTTCGCTTTCACCTTCACCAGCTGCGTCGATCCGGAGCGGTCCGCCGTCAGCCAAGAGGTGGCGGGATGA
- a CDS encoding (deoxy)nucleoside triphosphate pyrophosphohydrolase: MKQVAAGLIVREGKLLICQRTKHQPMPLKWEFPGGKIEHGEQPTDALRRELEEELGIEAKIGDEVARIKHTYRNGGAIELRFFVIREYAGDIENRIFKDVRWVERSELPAYDFLEADVGLVSDLASGKLL; encoded by the coding sequence ATGAAGCAAGTCGCGGCTGGTCTTATCGTGCGCGAGGGCAAGCTGCTGATCTGCCAGCGCACCAAGCACCAGCCTATGCCACTCAAATGGGAGTTCCCCGGCGGCAAGATCGAGCACGGCGAGCAACCCACCGACGCGCTACGGCGTGAGTTGGAGGAAGAGCTCGGCATCGAAGCGAAGATCGGCGACGAGGTCGCACGTATCAAGCACACTTACCGCAATGGGGGTGCGATCGAACTTCGCTTTTTCGTGATCCGGGAGTATGCCGGAGACATAGAGAACCGGATCTTCAAGGATGTCCGCTGGGTCGAACGCAGCGAACTGCCCGCGTATGACTTCCTCGAGGCCGACGTCGGACTGGTAAGTGATCTCGCTTCCGGCAAGCTGCTCTGA
- a CDS encoding Nramp family divalent metal transporter: MKRTFRLWRTRLFFLLAVVGPGFITANVDNDAGGIFTYSFAGARFGYSLLWTVIPMTIALVVVQEMSARMGVVTGKGLSDLIREEFGFRVTFFMMIALVLTNLANVVAEFAGVASSLELFGVSKYVSVPIAAAAVWLIVVKGDYKTVEKVFLVASLFYIAYIIAGVLAGPDWREAVKATLQPPPRHLLTNPSYVYMMVGIVGATIAPWMQFYLQASVVEKGTTVRQYRAARLDVLFGSIFTDVVAWFIIVACAATLFTRGARDIGSASDAAQALRPLAGDWAYLLFAAGLLNASIFAASILPLSTAYTVCEGLGFESGVDKKFREAPVFYWLYTFLIAAGAGVILIPRFPLLKITVLSQVLNGILLPFVLVFMLLLINKDSLMGKFVNSRTYNAIAIATTVIMVVLSATLLWMGFE, translated from the coding sequence ATGAAGAGAACGTTCCGGTTATGGCGCACGCGGTTGTTCTTCCTTCTCGCCGTGGTGGGGCCCGGGTTCATTACTGCCAACGTCGATAACGACGCCGGCGGCATATTCACCTATTCCTTCGCCGGCGCGCGCTTTGGGTACAGCCTTCTCTGGACCGTGATCCCCATGACCATCGCCTTGGTGGTGGTGCAGGAGATGTCGGCACGCATGGGAGTGGTGACCGGCAAGGGCCTGAGCGACCTGATCCGCGAGGAATTCGGCTTCCGCGTGACGTTCTTCATGATGATCGCGCTGGTCTTGACGAACCTTGCGAATGTGGTCGCCGAGTTCGCCGGCGTGGCGAGCAGCCTGGAACTCTTCGGCGTGAGCAAGTACGTGAGCGTGCCCATCGCCGCCGCGGCAGTCTGGCTCATCGTGGTGAAGGGTGATTACAAGACGGTGGAAAAGGTCTTCCTCGTCGCCTCGCTCTTCTACATCGCGTACATCATCGCGGGCGTGCTCGCCGGACCGGACTGGCGCGAAGCGGTTAAAGCGACTCTCCAGCCGCCACCGCGGCATTTGCTGACGAACCCGAGTTACGTCTACATGATGGTCGGCATCGTCGGCGCAACTATCGCGCCATGGATGCAGTTTTATCTACAGGCATCCGTGGTGGAGAAAGGGACGACCGTGCGGCAGTATCGCGCCGCACGGCTCGATGTGTTGTTCGGCTCGATCTTTACCGACGTGGTGGCGTGGTTCATCATCGTGGCGTGCGCGGCGACGCTCTTTACTCGTGGCGCCCGCGATATTGGCAGCGCTTCCGACGCGGCCCAGGCACTTCGTCCCCTGGCGGGCGATTGGGCGTATCTCCTGTTCGCTGCCGGACTACTCAACGCCTCGATCTTCGCGGCATCCATCCTCCCACTTTCGACCGCATACACCGTGTGCGAGGGCCTCGGTTTTGAATCTGGCGTGGACAAGAAGTTTCGCGAAGCGCCGGTCTTTTACTGGCTCTACACTTTCTTGATCGCCGCGGGTGCGGGCGTCATTCTGATTCCACGATTCCCGCTGTTAAAGATCACGGTACTGTCGCAGGTCTTGAACGGCATCCTGTTGCCCTTCGTGCTGGTCTTCATGTTGTTGCTCATCAATAAGGACTCCCTGATGGGCAAGTTCGTAAACTCGCGCACCTACAACGCGATCGCCATCGCGACCACGGTGATCATGGTTGTGCTCTCAGCGACGCTCTTGTGGATGGGATTCGAGTAG
- a CDS encoding redoxin family protein, protein MGSLLFVAGQKRGGMFKPEKYLAEHPISFPFLLDEDRNVTKQYGVYQRVGLDGINLAHPSTFVVDASGYIRFLHIGTTQFDRAPVEEVVAALENAK, encoded by the coding sequence GTGGGTTCGCTCCTGTTTGTGGCCGGACAGAAACGCGGCGGCATGTTCAAGCCGGAGAAGTACCTCGCCGAGCATCCCATCAGTTTCCCTTTTCTGCTGGACGAAGACCGCAACGTCACCAAACAATACGGCGTTTACCAGCGTGTCGGACTCGACGGCATCAACCTCGCACATCCTTCAACCTTCGTGGTCGATGCGAGTGGGTACATTCGCTTTCTTCATATTGGGACCACCCAGTTCGACCGCGCTCCGGTCGAAGAGGTGGTCGCGGCGCTTGAAAATGCGAAATAA
- a CDS encoding glycoside hydrolase family 57 protein translates to MPTIRVVFLWHMHQPYYKDLVSGEYRLPWVRLHALKDYYGMVKLLDEFPDVHQTFNLVPALITQIQDYVLGTARDPYFDVAARPATTLTSEEKRFALTYLFQANETNLIGRYPRFRELWEKFKNAGEDAVRAEKYFTSSDFTDLQVLSQLAWFDEFFLEEPEAAALVKKGSDFSEDDQRYASIKQRALMGRVLPVYAAAAQRSGIEISTSPFYHPILPLVCDTDMGRVSAPGLPLPSRRFRHPEDARDQLLRGLELHEKTFGVRPVGAWPSEGSVSDEVMRIGHEVGLRWMASDEGVLGRSQGVDFTRGSDGRMSPEAAAKLYTLWRFEQAGTEMRLVFRDHALSDLIGFVYSKMPAKEAANHFIQGIKNAAQPVVANGKDAIVSIILDGENAWEYYPESGRDFLRYVYEQLTRDPQLQAVTISEALARQQDTETLHSLVPGSWINANFNVWIGAPEDNRAWDYLAAARDRFAELEGTVSAAQRVLAYEELLIAEGSDWNWWYGPEHHSANDRDFDELYRKHLSNVYHALGQAPPGYLAQPIAHLEGRAYFVPQTAYIHPEIDGEPGRYFDWIGAAMYTADRRSAAMHGKQFVLDTIYAGIDEANFYGRVDFVGAPPQQSVAIKLHFSTVTQGRTTMFLITLSLDAGLVRGWRLARLSEDEEEIELRADAAPGFHAAVRKMLEFKLPLEVLGVQKESRIRFRCTLWRNNLPVDALPAEGEIEIAVLSEAELSSRA, encoded by the coding sequence ATGCCCACTATCCGCGTCGTCTTTTTGTGGCACATGCATCAGCCTTATTACAAGGACTTGGTGAGCGGTGAGTACCGCCTGCCTTGGGTGCGGCTGCACGCGCTCAAGGATTACTACGGTATGGTGAAACTGCTGGACGAGTTTCCTGACGTACACCAGACGTTCAACCTCGTTCCAGCGCTGATCACCCAGATCCAGGACTATGTCCTGGGAACGGCGCGCGACCCGTATTTCGACGTTGCGGCCAGGCCGGCAACGACCCTGACTTCGGAAGAGAAACGGTTCGCGCTGACCTACCTGTTTCAGGCAAATGAAACGAACCTCATAGGACGTTATCCGCGCTTCCGTGAGCTCTGGGAGAAATTCAAGAATGCCGGGGAAGATGCGGTGCGCGCCGAGAAGTATTTCACCTCCTCCGACTTTACTGACCTGCAAGTCCTCTCACAACTGGCGTGGTTCGATGAATTCTTTCTTGAGGAGCCGGAGGCAGCGGCGCTGGTCAAGAAGGGTTCAGATTTCTCAGAAGATGATCAGCGGTACGCCAGCATAAAGCAACGCGCGTTGATGGGACGCGTTTTGCCGGTGTACGCGGCTGCAGCCCAGCGGTCTGGGATCGAGATCTCGACCTCACCCTTCTATCACCCGATCTTGCCGCTCGTTTGCGATACCGACATGGGTCGAGTCTCGGCGCCTGGGCTGCCGCTCCCCAGCCGCCGCTTCCGGCATCCCGAAGATGCGCGCGACCAGTTGCTGCGTGGTCTGGAACTGCATGAGAAGACGTTCGGCGTGCGTCCGGTGGGAGCGTGGCCCTCCGAGGGCAGCGTCTCGGACGAGGTGATGCGTATTGGCCACGAGGTTGGACTGCGATGGATGGCGTCCGACGAGGGCGTGTTGGGCCGCTCACAAGGGGTTGACTTTACCCGTGGCTCCGACGGGAGGATGTCACCGGAGGCCGCGGCAAAGCTTTATACGTTGTGGCGCTTCGAGCAGGCTGGCACGGAGATGCGCCTGGTGTTTCGCGATCACGCTCTCAGCGACCTGATCGGCTTTGTCTATTCAAAAATGCCCGCCAAGGAAGCTGCCAACCACTTCATTCAAGGCATTAAGAATGCTGCGCAACCGGTTGTGGCGAACGGTAAGGATGCGATCGTGTCGATCATCCTCGATGGGGAAAACGCGTGGGAATACTATCCCGAATCAGGGCGCGACTTCCTCCGCTACGTCTATGAGCAGCTCACGCGCGACCCGCAGCTACAAGCGGTGACCATCTCCGAGGCGCTGGCGAGGCAGCAGGATACGGAGACGCTCCATTCCCTGGTGCCAGGATCATGGATCAATGCCAACTTCAACGTCTGGATCGGTGCACCCGAAGACAACCGAGCCTGGGACTACTTGGCTGCTGCTCGCGACCGATTCGCTGAACTGGAGGGAACAGTCTCCGCGGCGCAGCGTGTGTTGGCATACGAGGAGCTGCTGATCGCAGAGGGAAGCGATTGGAACTGGTGGTATGGTCCCGAACACCACTCCGCGAACGACCGCGATTTCGACGAGCTTTATCGCAAGCATTTGTCGAACGTGTACCACGCCCTGGGGCAGGCGCCGCCTGGTTACTTGGCGCAGCCGATCGCGCACCTTGAGGGACGTGCGTACTTCGTGCCCCAGACGGCATACATCCATCCGGAGATCGATGGCGAGCCGGGACGATACTTCGACTGGATCGGCGCGGCGATGTACACCGCGGACCGGCGCTCTGCCGCGATGCACGGAAAACAGTTTGTGCTCGACACCATCTACGCCGGCATCGATGAAGCAAACTTCTATGGCCGCGTAGACTTCGTCGGCGCTCCACCCCAGCAATCTGTCGCGATAAAATTGCACTTCTCGACTGTGACCCAGGGCCGGACAACGATGTTTTTGATTACCTTGAGCCTCGATGCTGGCCTGGTCCGTGGTTGGAGGCTAGCGAGGCTCTCCGAGGATGAAGAGGAGATCGAGCTGCGTGCTGATGCCGCGCCTGGCTTCCACGCGGCGGTTCGTAAGATGCTGGAATTCAAGCTGCCATTGGAGGTACTGGGTGTGCAGAAGGAAAGCCGCATCCGTTTTCGTTGCACCCTCTGGCGCAATAACCTGCCGGTAGATGCGTTGCCGGCGGAAGGTGAGATCGAGATTGCCGTTTTGAGCGAAGCAGAGTTGAGTAGCCGAGCATAG
- the lptF gene encoding LPS export ABC transporter permease LptF gives MRIFTRYILKEVLAHAAIGTALFTFVVFMRDVSRILELVVRNSAPLPSVAEIFFLALPSALTVTIPMGVLVGILIGLSRLAADSEVTAMRASGLGVGLFVKTVAIFAASAWLIALVNQTLIMPRSAASLAALQSRLKTAQASFEVQPRVFYEDFKNYVLYVQDSSAADRAAIWHGIFLADISTPGAPKITLADEGIALPEGENKIRLHLTNGSQHETNPREPGKYTITTFEETDIPIDVPQDTAQQQQRQSLSEISTSELLRLSRLPKYRWYLTEFHRRLALPTACLVLALVGIPLGLSSKKGGRSTGFVLTIMLVFLYYFISLAGVEMARQGKIPPIVGAWMANLLFAATGAALLWRVDKMPIEIGNLGISFGGVKRWWDRRKAAKSESVVARRGRGIFGGRFPQILDDYILRDFSSYTGLILAAFVTLTLVFTFFEILGDVVKNKVPLITVGEYLLNVVPSMLYLMMPMSVLLGVLVTFGLLQKQNEITAMKATGISVYRLILPVMIVAAGLSVALFFFDHFYLPHTNKRQDQLWSTIKGRPPETYLRPDRKWIFGQHSTIYYYEFYDPDQNRFGNISIFRFDPKTFAITERIFAARAHWEEDLGRWVFEQGWRRDLRGAAIARFEQFDATTLPEVSERPSYFKKEVKQSQEMDYAELRQYIHDLQQSGFDVGRLRVQLHRKFAFPLITLVMAVLAVPFALTVGRRGALAGVAVAIGIAIIYWMTNGLFEAMGNVHQLPAALAAWAPDLIFGMIGGYLILKVPT, from the coding sequence GTGCGGATATTCACTCGCTACATCCTGAAAGAAGTGCTGGCGCATGCCGCCATCGGCACCGCCCTGTTCACTTTCGTAGTGTTCATGCGCGACGTGAGCCGCATCCTCGAGCTGGTCGTGCGCAACAGCGCACCCCTGCCGAGCGTAGCGGAGATCTTCTTTCTCGCTTTACCCTCCGCGCTCACCGTCACCATCCCAATGGGCGTGCTCGTCGGTATCCTCATCGGGCTGAGCCGGCTGGCGGCTGATAGCGAAGTCACCGCCATGCGCGCGTCGGGCCTTGGGGTTGGCCTGTTCGTTAAGACCGTCGCGATCTTTGCCGCCTCTGCCTGGCTGATCGCACTGGTCAACCAGACGCTCATCATGCCCAGATCCGCGGCATCCCTGGCTGCGCTGCAGAGCCGATTGAAGACTGCGCAGGCGTCTTTCGAGGTGCAGCCACGAGTCTTTTATGAGGACTTCAAGAATTACGTCCTCTATGTTCAGGACTCGAGCGCGGCCGACCGCGCCGCGATCTGGCACGGCATCTTCCTCGCAGACATCAGCACGCCGGGCGCACCCAAGATCACGCTGGCAGACGAAGGCATCGCGCTGCCTGAGGGCGAGAACAAGATCCGCCTGCACCTGACGAACGGCTCGCAGCACGAGACCAATCCGCGAGAACCCGGCAAATACACCATCACCACGTTCGAAGAGACTGATATCCCGATCGACGTCCCGCAAGATACAGCCCAGCAGCAGCAACGCCAGTCGCTATCTGAGATCTCGACCAGCGAGTTGCTGCGGCTCTCCCGCCTGCCCAAGTACCGTTGGTACCTGACCGAGTTCCATCGCCGGCTGGCATTGCCCACCGCTTGCCTCGTCCTCGCGCTCGTCGGGATCCCGCTGGGTCTTTCGTCGAAGAAGGGAGGGCGTTCCACTGGATTCGTGCTCACCATCATGCTGGTCTTCCTCTATTACTTCATCTCCCTAGCGGGCGTGGAGATGGCGCGCCAGGGGAAGATCCCTCCCATCGTCGGCGCATGGATGGCAAACCTGCTTTTCGCCGCGACTGGCGCCGCCTTGTTATGGCGCGTGGACAAGATGCCGATCGAGATCGGTAACTTGGGCATCTCTTTTGGTGGCGTAAAGCGGTGGTGGGACCGCCGCAAAGCAGCGAAGAGCGAGTCCGTCGTGGCGCGGCGCGGTCGCGGGATCTTTGGGGGCCGCTTCCCACAAATCCTCGACGATTACATCCTGCGCGACTTTTCCAGCTATACCGGCCTCATCCTGGCGGCTTTCGTAACGCTAACGCTCGTGTTCACCTTTTTTGAGATCCTCGGTGACGTGGTGAAGAACAAGGTTCCACTCATAACGGTGGGCGAGTATTTGCTCAACGTCGTTCCCTCGATGCTCTACCTGATGATGCCGATGTCAGTCCTGCTTGGTGTCCTGGTCACTTTTGGTCTCTTACAAAAGCAGAACGAGATCACCGCCATGAAGGCTACTGGGATTAGCGTCTATCGCCTGATCCTTCCGGTAATGATCGTCGCGGCTGGACTTTCGGTGGCGCTGTTTTTCTTCGACCACTTTTACCTCCCCCATACCAACAAGCGGCAAGACCAGCTCTGGAGCACGATCAAGGGCAGGCCGCCCGAAACCTATTTGCGCCCGGATCGTAAATGGATATTCGGACAGCACTCCACGATCTACTACTACGAGTTCTACGATCCCGACCAGAACCGCTTTGGAAACATCTCGATCTTCAGATTCGACCCCAAGACATTCGCCATCACCGAACGCATCTTCGCGGCGCGCGCGCACTGGGAAGAGGACCTTGGGCGCTGGGTCTTCGAGCAGGGTTGGCGACGCGACCTGCGCGGCGCAGCCATTGCACGCTTCGAGCAGTTTGACGCCACCACGCTCCCCGAGGTCTCCGAGCGGCCCAGCTACTTTAAGAAGGAAGTGAAGCAGTCCCAGGAGATGGATTACGCCGAGCTGCGCCAATATATCCACGACTTGCAACAAAGCGGCTTCGACGTTGGACGCCTGCGCGTGCAGCTCCACCGCAAGTTTGCTTTCCCTCTCATCACTCTTGTGATGGCTGTACTTGCGGTTCCCTTTGCGCTGACCGTAGGACGGCGAGGCGCGCTCGCGGGCGTCGCCGTCGCCATCGGCATCGCCATCATCTACTGGATGACCAACGGTTTGTTCGAAGCCATGGGCAACGTCCATCAACTTCCTGCGGCACTCGCCGCTTGGGCTCCCGATCTCATCTTTGGCATGATCGGCGGCTACCTCATCCTTAAAGTGCCTACATAA